In a genomic window of Streptomyces sp. NBC_01142:
- a CDS encoding BCCT family transporter, whose product MTANLPDHPQETGRPRTDRVVFGVTAVLTLAFVVWGSVATDTLEEVSSSMLSGLIHNGGWAFVLAASGFVVFALWLAISRYGKIPLGREGEGPEFRTVSWVAMMFSAGMGIGLMFYGVSEPLAHFITPPPGTDPADAAEAMQTAMATTLFHWTLHPWAIYAVVGLAIAYSTFRRRRRQTISSVFVPLIGEKKAHGAPGRVIDILAIFATLFGSAASLGLGTLQIGSGFLELGWMEKVSTGLLVGIIATLTLAFVLSAVSGVERGIQWLSNINMVLALLLVVFVFVAGPTIIILDLLPTSIAAYFGDLPELAGRTEASSGEGVADWLGSWTVFYWAWWISWTPFVGMFIARISRGRTIRQFVGGVILVPSTVSLVWFAVFGGTAMKLQEGKRLGEESTPEGQLFAVLQQYPIATATSLLVMILVAIFFVSGADAASIVMGTLSQKGTFEPARLVVIFWGAVTGAVAAIMLLIGNGKGDALAGLQNLTILVAAPFVLVMVGMCVALMRDLRHDPLIVRGEIGVEAVESAVIAGHTKYDGDFEIRIGPGAGPSAGPDAEGGQNPVKTP is encoded by the coding sequence GTGACGGCGAATCTCCCCGATCATCCGCAGGAAACCGGGCGCCCCAGGACCGACCGCGTGGTCTTCGGCGTCACCGCCGTCCTGACCCTCGCCTTCGTGGTGTGGGGCTCCGTGGCCACCGACACGCTGGAGGAAGTCTCCAGCTCGATGCTGAGCGGGCTGATCCACAACGGCGGATGGGCTTTCGTTCTCGCCGCCTCCGGCTTTGTGGTCTTCGCTCTCTGGCTCGCGATCAGCCGCTACGGCAAGATCCCGCTCGGGCGGGAGGGCGAGGGCCCCGAGTTCCGCACGGTGTCCTGGGTCGCGATGATGTTCAGCGCGGGCATGGGTATCGGCCTGATGTTCTACGGAGTGAGCGAGCCGCTCGCGCACTTCATCACGCCGCCCCCCGGCACGGACCCCGCCGACGCGGCGGAGGCCATGCAGACGGCCATGGCCACCACCCTCTTCCACTGGACGCTGCACCCGTGGGCGATCTACGCGGTGGTCGGGCTCGCCATCGCCTACAGCACTTTCCGCCGCCGGCGGCGGCAGACGATCAGCTCGGTCTTCGTGCCGCTCATCGGGGAGAAGAAGGCGCACGGCGCTCCCGGCCGGGTGATCGACATCCTCGCGATCTTCGCCACGCTCTTCGGCTCCGCCGCCTCGCTCGGCCTCGGTACCCTCCAGATCGGCAGCGGCTTCCTCGAGCTGGGCTGGATGGAGAAGGTCAGCACCGGGCTGCTGGTGGGCATCATCGCGACACTGACGCTGGCGTTCGTCCTCTCCGCCGTCTCCGGCGTCGAGAGGGGAATCCAGTGGCTGTCCAACATCAATATGGTGCTGGCACTGCTGCTCGTCGTGTTCGTGTTCGTCGCCGGGCCGACCATCATCATCCTCGATCTGCTGCCGACGTCGATCGCCGCCTACTTCGGTGATCTGCCGGAGCTCGCGGGCCGCACCGAGGCGTCGAGCGGCGAGGGTGTCGCCGACTGGCTGGGCAGCTGGACGGTCTTCTACTGGGCCTGGTGGATCTCCTGGACGCCGTTCGTCGGTATGTTCATCGCCCGCATCAGCCGGGGCCGTACGATCCGTCAGTTCGTCGGCGGCGTCATCCTGGTGCCGAGTACCGTCAGCCTGGTCTGGTTCGCGGTCTTCGGCGGTACGGCGATGAAGCTGCAGGAGGGCAAGCGGCTCGGCGAGGAGTCCACGCCCGAGGGGCAGCTGTTCGCCGTGCTTCAGCAGTATCCGATCGCCACCGCGACAAGCCTGCTCGTGATGATCCTCGTCGCCATCTTCTTCGTGTCCGGCGCGGATGCCGCGTCCATCGTGATGGGGACGCTCTCGCAGAAGGGCACCTTCGAACCGGCCAGGCTCGTGGTCATCTTCTGGGGTGCGGTGACCGGCGCCGTCGCGGCCATCATGCTGCTCATCGGCAACGGCAAGGGTGACGCGCTGGCGGGTCTGCAGAATCTGACGATCCTGGTGGCCGCGCCCTTTGTCCTGGTGATGGTGGGCATGTGTGTGGCCCTGATGCGCGATCTGCGCCACGACCCGCTGATCGTGCGGGGCGAGATCGGAGTGGAGGCCGTCGAGTCGGCCGTGATCGCGGGTCATACGAAGTACGACGGCGACTTCGAGATCCGCATCGGGCCGGGTGCGGGGCCAAGTGCGGGGCCGGATGCGGAGGGTGGTCAGAATCCGGTCAAAACTCCTTGA
- a CDS encoding FAD-dependent oxidoreductase: MRADVIVVGGGVIGLTTAIVLAERGARVRVWSRDTAGETTSAVAGALWWPYRIEPEELVGDWSIASLRVYEKLADQPEQTGVRLVAGVQANERPADLGPWSAQVEGVRDAYPHELPPGHDGGLWARIPLIDMPVHLGWLRRRLEAAGCVVETRTVTDFAEAAAEAPVVVNCTGIDARHLVPDDRVRPVRGQLVLVENPGIEEWFTSVDHGSSRTTYFFPQPGRLILGGTADEDDWNLVPDPATAEAIVARCARIRPEIAKARILGHRVGLRPSRAQGVRIEAEPLPGGGLLVHNYGHGGAGVTVAWGCAETAARLALRAAS, from the coding sequence ATGAGAGCCGATGTGATTGTGGTGGGCGGCGGAGTCATCGGGCTGACGACCGCCATCGTGCTGGCCGAGCGCGGCGCCCGGGTGCGGGTCTGGTCCCGGGACACGGCCGGGGAGACGACCTCGGCGGTGGCGGGTGCGCTGTGGTGGCCGTACCGCATCGAGCCGGAGGAACTGGTCGGCGACTGGTCGATCGCCTCGCTGCGGGTGTACGAAAAGCTGGCCGACCAGCCCGAGCAGACCGGCGTGCGGCTCGTCGCGGGCGTGCAGGCCAATGAACGGCCCGCGGACCTGGGGCCGTGGTCGGCGCAGGTGGAAGGGGTGCGCGACGCGTATCCGCACGAGCTTCCGCCGGGGCACGACGGCGGGCTCTGGGCCCGGATCCCGCTGATCGACATGCCCGTTCATCTCGGCTGGCTGCGGCGGCGGTTGGAGGCGGCGGGCTGCGTGGTGGAGACCCGTACGGTGACCGATTTCGCCGAGGCTGCCGCCGAGGCACCGGTCGTGGTCAACTGCACGGGGATCGACGCGCGGCATCTCGTCCCCGACGATCGAGTACGGCCCGTGCGCGGGCAGTTGGTGCTGGTGGAGAACCCGGGGATCGAGGAGTGGTTCACTTCGGTCGACCACGGGTCGAGCAGGACGACGTACTTCTTCCCGCAGCCCGGGCGGCTGATCCTCGGCGGCACCGCGGACGAGGACGACTGGAACCTGGTGCCCGATCCGGCGACGGCGGAGGCGATCGTGGCCCGCTGTGCGCGGATCCGTCCGGAGATCGCGAAGGCGCGGATTCTCGGCCACCGGGTGGGGCTGCGCCCGTCGAGGGCGCAGGGGGTACGGATCGAGGCGGAGCCGCTGCCCGGCGGCGGCCTGCTGGTCCACAACTACGGTCACGGAGGGGCGGGGGTCACGGTCGCCTGGGGCTGCGCGGAGACGGCCGCCCGCCTGGCGCTCCGGGCGGCGTCATAG
- a CDS encoding ABC-F family ATP-binding cassette domain-containing protein, producing MTATLVAKDLAAGHGDRSLFSGLDLVVAPGDVIGLVGSNGAGKSTLLRLLAGLDRPEQGALRLSPPTATVGHLPQEPERRAGETVRDFLARRTGVAAAQIAMDEATQALVDGAPGADDAYSISLERWLDLGGADLDERAEEVAASLGLTIGLDQPMTGLSGGQAARAGLASLLLSRYDVFLLDEPTNDLDLDGLERLETFVRGLRAGTVVVSHDREFLTRTVTKVLELDLAQQQITLYGGGYAAYLEERETARRHAREDFEEYADKKTALEGRAQMQRSWMDKGVKNARRKATDSDKLGRKFRSEASEKQAAKARQTQRMIERLDTVEEPRKEWELRMEIASAPRSGSVVATLRSAEVRRGDFTFGPADLQIDWADRVAITGANGAGKSTLLAALLGRLDLDTGHASLGSAVVVGEVDQARGLFYGTETLLDAFCAAVPETEPAEVRTLLAKFGLKAEHVLRPATTLSPGERTRAALALLQGRGVNLLVLDEPTNHLDLPAIEQLESALDSYTGTLLLVTHDRRMLEAVHTTRRIEVSDGKLTEH from the coding sequence ATGACTGCCACCCTCGTCGCCAAGGATCTCGCCGCCGGACACGGCGACCGCTCGCTCTTCTCCGGGCTCGACCTCGTCGTCGCGCCGGGCGATGTGATCGGGCTCGTCGGTTCCAACGGCGCCGGCAAATCCACCCTGCTGCGTCTGCTCGCCGGCCTCGACCGGCCTGAGCAGGGCGCACTGCGGCTCTCCCCGCCCACTGCCACCGTCGGCCACCTCCCGCAGGAGCCGGAGCGGCGCGCGGGCGAGACCGTACGGGACTTCCTCGCCCGCCGTACGGGCGTCGCCGCCGCCCAGATCGCCATGGACGAGGCGACCCAGGCACTCGTCGACGGTGCGCCGGGCGCCGACGACGCGTACTCCATCAGCCTCGAGCGCTGGCTCGACCTGGGCGGCGCGGATCTCGACGAGCGCGCCGAGGAGGTCGCCGCCTCGCTCGGACTGACCATCGGTCTCGATCAGCCGATGACCGGGCTCTCCGGCGGCCAGGCGGCCCGCGCCGGCCTCGCCTCCCTGCTGCTGTCCCGCTACGACGTCTTCCTGCTCGACGAGCCGACCAACGACCTCGACCTGGACGGCCTCGAACGTCTCGAGACCTTCGTACGGGGCCTGCGTGCCGGTACGGTCGTCGTCAGTCACGACCGCGAGTTCCTCACCCGTACGGTGACCAAGGTCCTCGAACTCGATCTCGCGCAGCAGCAGATCACCCTGTACGGCGGCGGTTACGCGGCGTATCTGGAGGAGCGGGAGACCGCCCGCCGGCACGCCCGCGAGGACTTCGAGGAGTACGCCGACAAGAAGACGGCCCTGGAAGGCCGGGCCCAGATGCAGCGGTCCTGGATGGACAAGGGCGTCAAGAACGCCCGCCGCAAGGCGACCGACAGCGACAAGCTCGGCCGTAAGTTCCGCAGCGAGGCGAGCGAGAAGCAGGCGGCGAAGGCGCGCCAGACCCAGCGGATGATCGAACGGCTCGACACGGTGGAGGAACCCCGCAAGGAGTGGGAACTGCGGATGGAGATCGCCTCCGCGCCCCGCTCCGGCTCGGTCGTCGCCACCCTGCGCAGCGCCGAGGTCCGCCGCGGCGACTTCACCTTCGGCCCGGCCGACCTCCAGATCGACTGGGCGGACCGGGTCGCCATCACCGGCGCGAACGGCGCGGGCAAGTCCACACTGCTGGCCGCCCTGCTGGGCCGGCTCGACCTCGACACGGGTCACGCCTCGCTCGGCTCGGCCGTCGTGGTCGGCGAGGTCGACCAGGCCCGCGGCCTGTTCTACGGCACCGAGACCCTCCTCGACGCCTTCTGCGCGGCCGTCCCGGAGACGGAACCGGCCGAAGTCCGCACTCTGCTGGCCAAGTTCGGGCTGAAGGCGGAGCACGTACTGCGCCCGGCGACCACGCTCTCCCCGGGTGAACGCACCCGCGCCGCGCTGGCACTGCTCCAGGGCCGCGGCGTCAATCTGCTCGTACTCGACGAGCCGACGAACCATCTCGACCTGCCGGCGATCGAACAACTGGAGTCCGCGCTCGACTCGTACACCGGCACCCTGCTGCTGGTCACCCACGACCGCCGCATGCTCGAAGCGGTCCACACCACGCGCCGCATCGAAGTGTCCGACGGAAAGCTCACCGAACACTGA
- a CDS encoding Tex family protein, translating into MTTSIEGRIAEELGVRERQVKAAVELLDGGSTVPFIARYRKEATEMLDDAQLRTLEERLRYLRELEERRTAILESVREQGKLDAALEAQIRGADTKARLEDIYLPFKPKRRTKAQIAREAGLEPLAEGLLADPSVEPLAAAAAFVDADKGVADAAAALEGARAILTERFSEDADLIGELRERMWTRGRLVAKVREGKGDAKEGPGAKFADYFDFAEPFTALPSHRVLAMLRGEKEDVLDLVLEPEEPSETPGPTAYEGMVARRFQVADHGRPGDKWLVDTVRWAWRTRILVHLGIDLRLRLRTAAEDEAVRVFAANLRDLLLAAPAGTRATLGLDPGFRTGVKVAVVDATGKVVATDVIHPHVPANRWDESLAKLARLAKEHAVDLIAIGNGTASRETDKLAGELCAKHPELNLTKVMVSEAGASVYSASAFASQELPDMDVSLRGAVSIARRLQDPLAELVKIDPRSIGVGQYQHDLSEVKLSRSLDAVVEDCVNGVGVDVNTASAPLLSRVSGIGAGLAENIVAHRDSNGPFRSRRALKDVARLGPKAYEQCAGFLRIRGGDDPLDASSVHPEAYPVVRRMVKTTGDQVASLIGNGPVLRSLKPADFVDETFGLPTVTDILRELEKPGRDPRPAFRTATFKEGVEKIGDLVSGMVLEGVVTNVAAFGAFVDVGVHQDGLVHVSAMSKTFVKDPRDVVKPGDVVKVKVLDVDIPRKRISLTLRLDDEAADRAGAGADGGGSTPKRERGGQGGAGGRPPQQRQGGGGRDRRGGNGGGGGGGARQAPAAAPSNSAMADALRRAGLVDPKNGGRRG; encoded by the coding sequence GTGACGACGTCCATCGAAGGCAGGATCGCCGAGGAGCTCGGCGTACGCGAGCGGCAGGTGAAGGCGGCCGTCGAGCTGCTCGACGGCGGGTCGACCGTGCCGTTCATCGCGCGCTACCGCAAGGAAGCAACCGAGATGCTCGACGACGCGCAGCTGCGCACGCTCGAGGAGCGGCTGCGGTATCTGCGGGAGCTCGAGGAGCGGCGGACCGCGATCCTGGAGTCCGTACGCGAACAGGGCAAGCTGGACGCTGCGCTGGAGGCGCAGATCCGGGGCGCCGACACCAAGGCGCGGCTGGAGGACATCTACCTGCCGTTCAAGCCGAAGCGGCGGACGAAGGCGCAGATCGCCCGCGAGGCCGGTCTCGAGCCGCTCGCCGAAGGGCTGCTTGCCGACCCGTCGGTGGAGCCGCTCGCCGCCGCGGCGGCCTTCGTCGACGCCGACAAGGGCGTCGCGGACGCCGCCGCCGCTCTGGAGGGCGCGCGGGCGATCCTGACGGAGCGTTTCTCCGAGGACGCCGACCTGATCGGCGAGCTGCGCGAGCGGATGTGGACGCGGGGCCGGCTCGTGGCGAAGGTGCGGGAGGGCAAAGGCGACGCCAAAGAGGGGCCGGGCGCGAAGTTCGCCGACTACTTCGACTTCGCGGAGCCGTTCACCGCGCTTCCCTCGCACCGGGTGCTCGCCATGCTCCGGGGCGAGAAGGAAGACGTCCTCGACCTGGTGCTGGAGCCGGAGGAGCCCTCCGAGACGCCCGGGCCCACCGCGTACGAGGGGATGGTCGCCCGCCGCTTCCAGGTGGCCGACCACGGCCGGCCGGGCGACAAGTGGCTCGTGGACACGGTGCGCTGGGCGTGGCGGACCCGGATCCTGGTGCATCTGGGGATCGATCTGCGGCTGCGACTGCGTACGGCGGCCGAGGACGAGGCGGTACGGGTCTTCGCGGCGAACCTGCGGGACCTGCTGCTGGCCGCGCCGGCCGGTACGCGGGCGACGCTGGGGCTCGACCCCGGCTTCCGTACGGGTGTGAAGGTCGCCGTCGTCGACGCCACCGGCAAGGTCGTCGCCACCGACGTCATCCACCCTCACGTGCCGGCGAACAGGTGGGACGAGTCGCTCGCGAAGCTGGCGCGGCTGGCCAAGGAGCATGCGGTCGATCTGATCGCCATCGGTAACGGCACGGCGTCCCGCGAGACCGACAAGCTCGCCGGTGAACTGTGTGCCAAGCACCCGGAGTTGAACCTCACCAAGGTGATGGTCTCGGAGGCGGGCGCCTCGGTGTACTCGGCGTCGGCGTTCGCCTCTCAGGAGCTGCCCGACATGGATGTGTCGCTGCGCGGCGCCGTCTCCATCGCCCGTCGGCTCCAGGACCCGCTGGCCGAGCTCGTGAAGATCGATCCCAGGTCGATCGGAGTCGGCCAGTACCAGCACGATCTGTCCGAAGTGAAGCTCTCGCGCTCGCTGGACGCGGTCGTGGAGGACTGTGTGAACGGCGTGGGCGTCGACGTCAACACCGCGTCCGCGCCACTGCTGTCACGGGTGTCGGGCATCGGGGCGGGTCTGGCCGAGAACATCGTGGCGCACCGCGACTCGAACGGTCCCTTCCGTTCGCGCAGGGCGCTCAAGGATGTGGCGCGGCTCGGCCCGAAGGCGTACGAGCAGTGCGCGGGCTTCCTGCGGATCCGGGGCGGCGACGATCCGCTGGACGCGTCCAGCGTGCACCCGGAGGCGTATCCGGTGGTGCGGCGCATGGTGAAGACCACGGGTGACCAGGTCGCGTCGCTGATCGGCAACGGGCCGGTGCTGCGGTCGCTGAAGCCGGCGGACTTCGTGGACGAGACATTCGGTCTGCCGACGGTGACGGACATTCTGCGGGAGCTGGAGAAGCCGGGCCGCGACCCGCGTCCTGCCTTCAGGACGGCCACCTTCAAGGAGGGCGTGGAGAAGATCGGCGATCTGGTGTCCGGGATGGTCCTGGAGGGCGTGGTGACCAATGTCGCGGCGTTCGGGGCCTTCGTGGACGTGGGTGTCCACCAGGACGGCCTGGTCCATGTGTCGGCCATGTCGAAGACCTTCGTCAAGGACCCGCGGGACGTGGTGAAGCCGGGCGACGTGGTGAAGGTGAAGGTGCTGGACGTCGACATCCCGCGCAAGCGGATCTCGCTGACGCTGCGGCTGGACGACGAGGCGGCGGACCGCGCAGGTGCGGGTGCGGACGGAGGCGGGAGCACGCCGAAGCGCGAGCGCGGCGGCCAGGGCGGCGCGGGCGGCCGGCCTCCGCAGCAGCGCCAGGGCGGCGGCGGCCGCGACCGGCGCGGCGGCAACGGCGGCGGTGGCGGTGGCGGAGCCCGTCAGGCCCCGGCGGCGGCTCCGTCGAACAGCGCGATGGCGGACGCACTGCGCCGCGCGGGCCTGGTCGACCCGAAGAACGGCGGCAGGCGCGGCTGA
- a CDS encoding oxidoreductase: protein MSAEYATFGLAPAMRAGGVLAGGGYQVHRDFMDFIVDGRPLLFQLSDLDAVSPLASDVPPAIFTAQVRTLLLDAAAPLEGGRCVIYGCPECEDIQCGAVTAVIERDGDDIVWRDFAWQTDGRADLERNGYQGIGPFRFRGVEYRAELQQLLPDPDDKESAGQRRRRVLLIGARVAVLARLAATLRTIGIGAEITHDAAGVPADELRTYGAVAFGRAVGEQERAAVRTAFERAGAEVAYVNGLAPIIPLLVAQIEHALDRAPSQLRRLTRLTAADGVAGVEVTSACRVQLVAYRLDRLHRTHTRELFDGMLEPGEHRIPLDGQAVKGQSFLVARTMGSVLVAPMIH, encoded by the coding sequence ATGTCTGCCGAGTACGCGACCTTCGGGCTGGCGCCGGCGATGCGGGCCGGGGGAGTCCTCGCAGGTGGTGGCTACCAAGTGCACCGGGACTTCATGGACTTCATCGTCGACGGGCGGCCGCTGCTGTTTCAGCTCTCCGACCTCGACGCCGTCTCGCCGCTGGCCTCCGACGTACCACCGGCGATCTTCACCGCCCAGGTGCGCACACTGCTGCTCGACGCGGCGGCGCCGCTGGAGGGCGGCCGCTGTGTGATCTACGGCTGCCCCGAGTGCGAGGACATCCAGTGCGGAGCCGTGACCGCCGTGATCGAGCGCGACGGGGACGACATCGTGTGGCGGGACTTCGCCTGGCAGACGGACGGGAGGGCCGACCTGGAGCGCAACGGCTACCAGGGCATAGGGCCGTTCCGTTTCCGGGGCGTTGAGTACCGGGCCGAGCTGCAACAGCTGCTGCCCGACCCGGACGACAAGGAGTCCGCGGGGCAACGGCGCCGCCGGGTGCTGCTCATCGGCGCGCGCGTGGCCGTGCTCGCCAGGCTCGCCGCGACGCTGCGGACCATCGGCATCGGCGCCGAAATCACCCATGACGCGGCCGGGGTCCCCGCCGACGAGCTGCGGACATACGGCGCGGTCGCCTTCGGGCGCGCGGTCGGGGAGCAGGAACGGGCCGCGGTGCGCACGGCGTTCGAGCGGGCGGGCGCGGAGGTCGCGTACGTGAACGGGCTCGCCCCGATCATTCCGCTGCTGGTCGCACAGATCGAACACGCCCTGGACCGCGCCCCGTCGCAGCTCCGGCGGCTGACCAGGCTGACGGCGGCGGACGGCGTGGCGGGTGTGGAGGTGACCTCCGCGTGCCGGGTGCAGCTGGTCGCGTACCGCCTGGACCGGCTCCACCGCACGCACACACGCGAGCTGTTCGACGGGATGCTGGAGCCGGGTGAGCACCGAATTCCGCTGGACGGGCAGGCGGTGAAGGGGCAGTCCTTCCTTGTGGCACGCACCATGGGGAGCGTGCTGGTCGCGCCGATGATCCACTGA